The following is a genomic window from Penaeus chinensis breed Huanghai No. 1 chromosome 7, ASM1920278v2, whole genome shotgun sequence.
TTTCCATGTGACTCGCTGTCTTctcacactgccccccccccctactttgcTTGCACGAACGTTTTCGCCGCACTCAGACTTGGAAGCACTTTGAGAGAGGAACCAAACACAGGTCGGCGGGGTTGTGACCGGTCTCTTTCCTCATGATATAATGAAGGATGGGCATTCTTAGTAGTCGGAGGTCTTTCCATGACACAGTTGATATATTAgcttattttccttatcttccttgaaGCTTAAATCGATTTTTTCTCCTCCAGGTGAGCTTCAGCTAACAGTCTCCATGTAGAGGGGGCGGTGGTAGAGTGAGCGCGAGGATCTAGTGTGAGTGAGGTCCCTCGGCACACGTCCCCAGCCCGCCATGGAGGGGACCAGGTCCCTGCTCTCAGACAGACTAGAGGCCCCCAAGCCACACTTCTCTCTGCGGCTGGAGGACGCCTCCCCCCTACTGCCGGACAGGGGTAAGTCCCCCCTCACTCTGGCCATGGACGCCTCTAATTCCCATCTGAGCTCTGTGGCTGAAAGCTTCAAGTCTCACTTCCCCCCAAGCGCGGAGGGCGCTAAGTCACTCCTGCAAGACTTGGAGGGAACTATGGCCCTTCTTGCGGCCCGGGGGGCGGAGGGCGCCAAGGCCATGTACCCCATGGGGATGGAGGGCCTCCGCTCCTTCCTGCCATATGGCGGAGAGGGCGTCAAGTCGTACCTGCACGAGCGGATGGAGAAGCCCCATAAAGCCGtccgggagaggagagagtcgaGCAAGGGGACGGAGGGGAGCGGGAACCCCGAGAGCGGCGAGGGGAAGAGGTGTCAGCAGCACGAGCGTCCGCGGGAGGCCAAGAGCGGCTCGGCCAGGAGGGAGGCGAGCCCCATGGCCCAGCAGTTGTCCAACCCTCGCCACGACGCCCATCTCGTCCACGCCATCAGGTACAGTTCTCCTCGCACACCGCGCTCCATTATCTCCTTGATCGCGCGCTGTTCTCTGAAACGTTCTGTGTCAGATTGGATAAGGTCCTGACGTAGACGTTGCGCTGATTGGTTTCGTGAAGGTAAGTTTTGCACGGGAAAGTGAGAGTCTGACGAGGCGGAAAATGTGTTTACTCTCAGATGATTTATATTTGAGTGGTGATATGAAGTGGCCCGGGAAGGCCTGGGCGTGTGTAGGACTGTATAGACTGAAGTCAGCGCTGAGCTGAATGGTGGCTGTGTTTTGCCGCGAAGGTTGTCCTGAAGCTCGAACTGGCCGAAGGCCCCGCGCGCCTCCGACGGATTCTTTTCGCCGAACCTCCGACGGAGACTCTCGGAGACGGCGGCGCGCGTGTGCTCAGTGCGGCGGAGTGCTTGGAGAGCCCTTGGGGGGACATCTTACAACgagagcgtgtgcgtgcgggAGAGTGCGTTCTCTTTCGCCCATGCACTATGTactgtgagcgtgtgcgtgcgtgcgtgcgggagtgagttaatgagtgagttagtgagtgagttaatgagtgagttaatgagtgagttaatgagtgagttaatgagtgagtgagtgagtgagtgagtgagtgtgtgaaaccgtgcgcgcgtgtatgcgtgcgtatattCCCGAAGTCTGTCAGTATGTTCGCAGTTATGAACATTTGTGCTTTGACGCACCTTTCTGCGAGCGAGGACAGAAGTCGCTGAATGCGTGTGAGATTTTTCGTGTTTGTTTAGCTACGAAGGATGTGGTGGGTGCGTGCATGGTGGTTCGTGGGcatatttgtaaatttatatttttgctaATTTGTGTTTACATCTGTATGTCTCTATTAAACACAGGGGGTTTGTATCAGTTCTACACAAAACGCCAAACTGCAGGCGCGCACATAAACAAACTTACGGTAAACATAATAATAGCttaaaaaatataagtatttttACACTCTCTCTGAAACACACTTgcaggtgataatgacaataataacaacgttcTTGTGCAAAGATATCAGTCTGAGTGAGTGGGTGGCAGTCGGTCGGAGGCGGCGCTCCCTCGGACGGCCGAAGTACACGTAGatttgtgtatacgcatatatctacaagtattatatcatattatatatatatagatagatagatagatagacagatagacagatataaatacatacataaatatatacatgtacatacatgttatgtattataagtattatatataaatgaacatatatacatataatctatataattatttattacatatgtataatacatacgtacgtatgcacacagtcttatacacaaacacacgcacacgctcacgcatatatatatatatatgtgtgtgtgtgtgtgtgtgtgttttgtttatatatatatatatatatatatatatatatatatatatatatgtacatatatatgtgtatatgtatatgtgtgtgtgtgtgtgtgtgtgtgtgtgtgtgtgtgtgtgtgtgtgtgtgtgtgtgtgtatttactcatacatatataatatatacacatatgtatgtatgtgtatgtgtgtgcgtgcgcgcgtctgcgtgtgcgtgtgcgtgtgcgtgtacgtgtacgtgtacgtgtgtatatgtgtgtgtgtgtgtgtgtgtgtgtgtatatatatatatatatatatatatattatattatattatattatattatatatacatacatacattatatatacatacattatatatacatgatatataacaaaatatatgtacacatttatatataggtgtgtgtgtgtgtgtgtgtgtgtgtgtgtgtgtgtgtgtgtgtgtgtgtgtgtgtgtgtgtgtgtgtgtgtgtgtgtgtgtgtatgtatacatgtatatatttgtgtatatatatgtttatatatatgtgtgtgtgtatatatatatttactcatacatatataatatatacacatacgtatgtacatacatacatatatatatacatatatacatatacatatacacacacacatatacatatacatatacatatatatccacacatacatatatacatatacacatacatatagacatatgcacattgatgtgtatatatatacacatatatgtatgtttgtatacatatgtgtgtatatatatatatatatatatatatataaatgcatatgtatacacacatgcatatataatattgagtatgtatgtatgtatgtgtatatgtatacacatgcatgtatgtgtgtgtgtgcgcattatatatacgttatatgcgtgtatttatatttacatctgtatatatcaatatatacatatacatacctatacccatatgtatgtatgtgtgtatatatacatgtacattatatatataatatatatatatatatatgtatatgtatatgtatatgatatatatgtatatgtatatgtatatgatatatatgtatatgatatatatgtatatgtatatatgtgtatatatatacacatacatccacacaaaaacatacatacatacacataagtatataaatatatatatataaatatacgaaagcatatacatatatacacacacatgtctatatgtatatgtatataagtatatatacatttacatatatttgcatacacacacacatatgtatatatatatatatatatatatatatacatacacatatatatatatatatatatatatatatatacatacacatatatatatatacatatatatcatatactatatatgtgtgtgtatgcaaatatatgtaaatgtatatatacttatatacatatacatataaacatgtgtgtgtgtgtgtatatatgtatatgctttcgtatatgtgtatatatatatttatatacttatgtgtatgtatgtatgtttttgtgtggatgtatgtgtatatatatatatgtatatatatgtatatatatatatatgcatatacattgaatattgtatacgtatgtatatatatctatatgtgcatatgtatgtatacacatatatatgcacacacacatatatatatatatatatatatatatatatatatatatatatatacatacatatatacatacctatacatatatgtgtgtgtgtgtgtatgtgtgtgtgtgtgtgtgtgtgtgtgtgtgtgtgtgtgtgtgtattgatagatatatgtatgtttatatataggtatatatgtctatatgtatatatgtatttatatgtttgtatgtatatatgcatttatatatatatatgtgtgtatatgtatggatatatgtgtatatgtatggatatatgtgtatatgtatggatatatgtgtatatgtatggatatatgtgtatatgtatggatatatgtgtatatgtatggatatatgtgtatatgtatggatatatgtgtaaatgtatgtatatatgcatatacatataatatatatgtgtatatatataatatatatgtgtatacatgtttatgtatatatatatatgtgtatatatgcatatgtgtgtgaatatatgtatatgtatgtatatatgcatatacatatgtgtgtgtgtgtgtgtgtgtgtgtgtgtgtgtgtgtgtgtgtgtgtgtatatgtatgtatgtatatatatatatatatatatatatatatatatatatatatatatatatatatatatttaaatatgtgtgtgtgtgtgtgtgtgtgtgtgtgtgtgtgtgtgtgtgtgtgtgtgtgtgtgtatatatatatatatatatatatatatatatatatatatatatataatatatatatacacatatatacacacatacacacttctgtgtatatataaacattaatttatttatatttagatatctgcttttacatatataaatatgtatatatacttacatatatacatatacatatagataattaagtagatataaatgtataatttatgtatgaatgtgaccTACATTATCTAATttctgtagtgttttttttttttttttctctgaattatTCTTGAGCATTTGAATAAAAAGGTTTTTTTGTTTCACAGAGAGTTGCATGAAGAGGAATTTGGTCTAGATGCTGTTCTCCTGGCCGAGGGCGGCCACGTGGGGGCTCACTGCGCTGTTCTGGCAGCTGCTTCACCTTTTCTCAAGACCCTGCTCCTGCACGCCAATGACCATCCTGCCATCATCTCTGTCACAGGTACGTGTGTCCTTTATTTTGCTCTGATTTTGGAAGCTGTGCAattttttatattgtgtatataatttttggGATGTGGAATAGGGTGTTTTTTTAATGTATGGTTATTTGCTTCCAGGAACTACATTAGCAACTCTTCAGGCACTAGTTACATGCCTATATACAGGTAGCATTCCAGCTGATGCAAGTTTGTATAACCTCACAGAAGCTGCCAAACTTTTGAAGATGGATGATTTGGCAACCGTCCTACAGAAAACACTTCTTGCTCAAGGTGGATCTCTCTTGGACGTCTCCAAGTCATATTCCTCTTTGAGGCCCAGCAGTGGGTACACGTCGTTGGCCCCAGGTTCAGGTCAAGAATTACGAATTGAAAAGACGGGCAAGAAAATCCGCAGTAATCGATTGGACCAGATTCTTTACCAGAAACTAAATGTGAATCATTTGGCACCATCTGACATCCCTGATCCCACTCATGTGCCTCCCCAGGATCCTCCCCATGTGCCTCCCCCAGAGTCTCCCCGAGTGCCTGTCCTAGACTCCTCTAGAGTGCCTCCCCCTGACCCCCGTGGGGGAATCTTAGGTGAATTACTCACCAAAGCAGACCCTTTGCGAACAGTGTTCTCCACCCAGTCAGCGTACTCTATTGCTGATTTAGGATTTGATTCTTCTGGCACTCCTCTCAGACCTCTTAATTTGTCAAAGCCTAACAAGAGTCACTCTCCTTCCAGTACATCCTCAATTTCCTCCTCGTATAGCACTTCCTCAGTGTCATCACCATATACTTCTTCACTGTGTTCTACATCTTCCACTACTACGACATCATGCAGTTTATCATCTTCAAATATTGCATCCCAGTCTGATATTAACCTTAGTACCCTGTCATCCTTGGCATCAGCAATGCCAGCTGGCAGTATGTCAGGTCTCCTTACTTCTTTGACACCATCCAGCTTACCTTCAATGATGTCTCAGTCTGCCCTTGCATCTCTTGCTACTTCTTCAACATTGGCTTCTCTTGCAGCCCAACACTCTTCTATTCCCACTTCTCCATCCAAGAGCAAAAGCTCTCCTAACTTTATGAGTAATAGGAGCAGAAGTTCCAGCAAGAGTAGCTGCAGTGGGAGAAGTACCAGCAGACTtaatagcagcagtaacagtaacaacaacagaaagtcTAGTCAGCACAGCCTACCATTATTGTACACCCTAAAAGGTGGAATAATGACCCCAGAAGTTGCCAAGGAAGTATATGAACAGTTGAAGTTGAATCCACAACTAGCTACACTTACTGGTTTTAACAATCTGCATAATATGTCCAGTCTTAGCAGCTCTAGCAGCCTCCAGAACTTAGCTGGTCTCCATAATCTATCAAGTCTACAGAGTTTTCCATCGCTCTTCCCTTTCCTTGCACCTGTATCAACTGAAAGCTCATTAGCTAGTGGAAGTGCCATTTCTTCTGGTGGCAAGAAATCACAGACATCACCAGTGCCACCCTCAAGTGAATTCTGTGATGCAAATACAAGTTCAGTACCAAATACGACCACAAATGATGCAAACTCAGTACAAGCCTCTTCTGATGAACCTCATGTGGCCCTTAACTTGAGTAGTAGTGCAACAACTACAAGGAGTGAGTCTCCAGATGTGGTTACTGTAGAGGACTCTAGTGTGCCAGTAACTTCTGCAAACGGCAGTATTACTCAGCCTTCAACCCTTTGTGTTACTGTGgacgatgatgaaaaaataattccAGTATCTCAAACGACACCTGTTACAGATGTAATTGCTAATGGCCCCACTAGCTTGTGTCACAATTCTGTTGATGGTACAATTGATGTTGTGGGAAGTAACGAAGATGGTTTGCCTAGCGTTAGTGTGGCAGCTGGACTGGGACATGGTGGCATCGTATCGCTTTCAAGTCAAAGCAGCACTTTAGATGGCAGCagtcttcctctgcttctcatgAGTTCTGGATCAGCATTAAGTGGACTCGCTCAGTCACAAAGTGATATCAAAGCTATCGCTGACCTCTCTCCTGATTCTCAGGGTGCACTGCAGGTTAGTGAAGTTTgttaatatcaaaagtaataaaatGTTCATACTGTGATTACAACCCCTGATATGTATAGTTGGTTAAAACaatttttgctcttcaggattcAGGCAAGCTGGCTGCAGAGCTTGTGGAAACATGCGAAGACATTGGAATTGAAGTTGTGGATGAAATTCCTGGAATAAATCGCTGTCATGTACATGCTCGGAAAACTCTCTATCATGCTGGCCATGTAAGTAATTTTAGTGACACCCAGGAATACAGGAACCACATAATTCActaaatgagagatagatattttTTGTTGTGATTTTGTGTCTTATTTGTAATCATAAAATGATGGTTTTACTTTGCTAGATAAAATTTTGGGAAATAGTAGGACTCAATTTTTCATTGATGGTTCCTTACAGATGGGGAGAAAACGGAAAGGATGTGGAGAGTGCGAAGGTTGTCAAGTTGTTGAAGACTGTGGCCAATGTCGGTTTTGCCGTGACAAGGCAAAGTTTGGAGGTCCTAACAGACTAAAGCAAGTTTGTGTGTACAAAAGATGTGTCCTTGCTGAGATGGAGCCAGAAGATTCAAAGAAAAGGCGGAAGGTAAAACACTGTTATGATATGCCATTAAAAAGTTTATATAGTAagtcatatatattgataagaatTTATAGAGCACATAATTTACATTTAATagcttgtatattttatatgttctgcagaaaaaaaattactttgcATGTTAAACTGGAAACCCATATCATAACAAATATATTAGAAAACCTCTTTCAACACTGGAAATATAATAAGTGACATCTTGTACATTACATTCATGTTGCTTACAGTCGAGTGGAAAAAAGGGCCGAGGAAAGTGTGGTGGCTGTGATGGATGTCAGCGGACCAGTGACTGTGGAGAGTGCTATGCCTGTCTCCACAATGCAGCCGCACAGCCACCAGCGCGGAGAAAGGtaattttttcttcaaaattctatttttgtatgtatggctGGAAAAACAGATAGAGGGCAAGGTAGGAAAGTAAGATTTATTAGGTGTTGGTTATTATTCCTACTCCAAAGTTGTAAAGCTGGTTCTTATGATATGAAACAATTGCAAAAAGGAATTAAGCAAATATActccatatctatgtatatgaattcgATTTGCAAAATATTTTTAATCAGCATGTGAAATGACATCTCCCAGAGAATTTGTAAGAAACTATAAATGTGTGAATTGGTTTTTAATTTTCTGATTTTGTCAATATTCTCAACTCTTTTCATATTCAGAATCTGCTTATGAGGAGTATGTATATTAGTTGATTTATTCTttaaaaaattgtaatgataattatgaaaacttGGACGTGGAAGTAAAACAAGTCTTCAACCCTAGGTTTGTGAGATGCGAGTATGTGAGC
Proteins encoded in this region:
- the LOC125027167 gene encoding uncharacterized protein LOC125027167 isoform X1, which encodes MEGTRSLLSDRLEAPKPHFSLRLEDASPLLPDRGKSPLTLAMDASNSHLSSVAESFKSHFPPSAEGAKSLLQDLEGTMALLAARGAEGAKAMYPMGMEGLRSFLPYGGEGVKSYLHERMEKPHKAVRERRESSKGTEGSGNPESGEGKRCQQHERPREAKSGSARREASPMAQQLSNPRHDAHLVHAIRELHEEEFGLDAVLLAEGGHVGAHCAVLAAASPFLKTLLLHANDHPAIISVTGTTLATLQALVTCLYTGSIPADASLYNLTEAAKLLKMDDLATVLQKTLLAQGGSLLDVSKSYSSLRPSSGYTSLAPGSGQELRIEKTGKKIRSNRLDQILYQKLNVNHLAPSDIPDPTHVPPQDPPHVPPPESPRVPVLDSSRVPPPDPRGGILGELLTKADPLRTVFSTQSAYSIADLGFDSSGTPLRPLNLSKPNKSHSPSSTSSISSSYSTSSVSSPYTSSLCSTSSTTTTSCSLSSSNIASQSDINLSTLSSLASAMPAGSMSGLLTSLTPSSLPSMMSQSALASLATSSTLASLAAQHSSIPTSPSKSKSSPNFMSNRSRSSSKSSCSGRSTSRLNSSSNSNNNRKSSQHSLPLLYTLKGGIMTPEVAKEVYEQLKLNPQLATLTGFNNLHNMSSLSSSSSLQNLAGLHNLSSLQSFPSLFPFLAPVSTESSLASGSAISSGGKKSQTSPVPPSSEFCDANTSSVPNTTTNDANSVQASSDEPHVALNLSSSATTTRSESPDVVTVEDSSVPVTSANGSITQPSTLCVTVDDDEKIIPVSQTTPVTDVIANGPTSLCHNSVDGTIDVVGSNEDGLPSVSVAAGLGHGGIVSLSSQSSTLDGSSLPLLLMSSGSALSGLAQSQSDIKAIADLSPDSQGALQLVKTIFALQDSGKLAAELVETCEDIGIEVVDEIPGINRCHVHARKTLYHAGHMGRKRKGCGECEGCQVVEDCGQCRFCRDKAKFGGPNRLKQVCVYKRCVLAEMEPEDSKKRRKSSGKKGRGKCGGCDGCQRTSDCGECYACLHNAAAQPPARRKVCEMRVCEQQQMEEVRAALSVAGEPSPYSTDSLMAESLGMNSGTSSPTPDGQPSTHNDKMKLMRKMLKKKFAQPYSRVSPSKVRTKYYCGECPGCLTTTPCGNCLYCEDMPKFGGPGRYRQKCVKQLCVYHPRLQALKLSNRSKLTYDEQHIAQETLSHLACAPEGAIHLECEVSPMSREHLEETESIEEIEQIDETDGVTEGEDSNAMSQVRSILESISAKAEMDEAGPITKVESIPLISVTPEPVISEREALQVPADVPVSIDTPGLAEEEQPTRLATEEGEEDLEEVEEDEEDDDELVSEASDVPSPPSTPSPRPRVRGRKHNRGRGRGRGKLTRASLARLKKATRRGRRRRTPRFTLGPEDHSDYEDEIMLVETGESVVEEPSASDKCETKGDSDLQPLNDVSTKDINNGQGTKEKPTNIPAAEKIEDQGYSKSSTVEVKGDIRTVHKVDLMFQESQVNVSQNPSENTDSVSHKHNGPYVFHDEESSQGGRDVNENLGSVSETASA
- the LOC125027167 gene encoding uncharacterized protein LOC125027167 isoform X4; its protein translation is MEGTRSLLSDRLEAPKPHFSLRLEDASPLLPDRGKSPLTLAMDASNSHLSSVAESFKSHFPPSAEGAKSLLQDLEGTMALLAARGAEGAKAMYPMGMEGLRSFLPYGGEGVKSYLHERMEKPHKAVRERRESSKGTEGSGNPESGEGKRCQQHERPREAKSGSARREASPMAQQLSNPRHDAHLVHAIRELHEEEFGLDAVLLAEGGHVGAHCAVLAAASPFLKTLLLHANDHPAIISVTGTTLATLQALVTCLYTGSIPADASLYNLTEAAKLLKMDDLATVLQKTLLAQGGSLLDVSKSYSSLRPSSGYTSLAPGSGQELRIEKTGKKIRSNRLDQILYQKLNVNHLAPSDIPDPTHVPPQDPPHVPPPESPRVPVLDSSRVPPPDPRGGILGELLTKADPLRTVFSTQSAYSIADLGFDSSGTPLRPLNLSKPNKSHSPSSTSSISSSYSTSSVSSPYTSSLCSTSSTTTTSCSLSSSNIASQSDINLSTLSSLASAMPAGSMSGLLTSLTPSSLPSMMSQSALASLATSSTLASLAAQHSSIPTSPSKSKSSPNFMSNRSRSSSKSSCSGRSTSRLNSSSNSNNNRKSSQHSLPLLYTLKGGIMTPEVAKEVYEQLKLNPQLATLTGFNNLHNMSSLSSSSSLQNLAGLHNLSSLQSFPSLFPFLAPVSTESSLASGSAISSGGKKSQTSPVPPSSEFCDANTSSVPNTTTNDANSVQASSDEPHVALNLSSSATTTRSESPDVVTVEDSSVPVTSANGSITQPSTLCVTVDDDEKIIPVSQTTPVTDVIANGPTSLCHNSVDGTIDVVGSNEDGLPSVSVAAGLGHGGIVSLSSQSSTLDGSSLPLLLMSSGSALSGLAQSQSDIKAIADLSPDSQGALQLVKTIFALQDSGKLAAELVETCEDIGIEVVDEIPGINRCHVHARKTLYHAGHMGRKRKGCGECEGCQVVEDCGQCRFCRDKAKFGGPNRLKQVCVYKRCVLAEMEPEDSKKRRKSSGKKGRGKCGGCDGCQRTSDCGECYACLHNAAAQPPARRKVCEMRVCEQQQMEEVRAALSVAGEPSPYSTDSLMAESLGMNSGTSSPTPDGQPSTHNDKMKLMRKMLKKKFAQPYSRVSPSKVRTKYYCGECPGCLTTTPCGNCLYCEDMPKFGGPGRYRQKCVKQLCVYHPRLQALKLSNRSKLTYDEQHIAQETLSHLACAPEGAIHLECEVSPMSREHLEETESIEEIEQIDETDGVTEGEDSNAMSQVRSILESISAKAEMDEAGPITKVESIPLISVTPEPVISEREALQVPADVPVSIDTPGLAEEEQPTRLATEEDYEDEIMLVETGESVVEEPSASDKCETKGDSDLQPLNDVSTKDINNGQGTKEKPTNIPAAEKIEDQGYSKSSTVEVKGDIRTVHKVDLMFQESQVNVSQNPSENTDSVSHKHNGPYVFHDEESSQGGRDVNENLGSVSETASA
- the LOC125027167 gene encoding uncharacterized protein LOC125027167 isoform X3, whose amino-acid sequence is MEGTRSLLSDRLEAPKPHFSLRLEDASPLLPDRGKSPLTLAMDASNSHLSSVAESFKSHFPPSAEGAKSLLQDLEGTMALLAARGAEGAKAMYPMGMEGLRSFLPYGGEGVKSYLHERMEKPHKAVRERRESSKGTEGSGNPESGEGKRCQQHERPREAKSGSARREASPMAQQLSNPRHDAHLVHAIRELHEEEFGLDAVLLAEGGHVGAHCAVLAAASPFLKTLLLHANDHPAIISVTGTTLATLQALVTCLYTGSIPADASLYNLTEAAKLLKMDDLATVLQKTLLAQGGSLLDVSKSYSSLRPSSGYTSLAPGSGQELRIEKTGKKIRSNRLDQILYQKLNVNHLAPSDIPDPTHVPPQDPPHVPPPESPRVPVLDSSRVPPPDPRGGILGELLTKADPLRTVFSTQSAYSIADLGFDSSGTPLRPLNLSKPNKSHSPSSTSSISSSYSTSSVSSPYTSSLCSTSSTTTTSCSLSSSNIASQSDINLSTLSSLASAMPAGSMSGLLTSLTPSSLPSMMSQSALASLATSSTLASLAAQHSSIPTSPSKSKSSPNFMSNRSRSSSKSSCSGRSTSRLNSSSNSNNNRKSSQHSLPLLYTLKGGIMTPEVAKEVYEQLKLNPQLATLTGFNNLHNMSSLSSSSSLQNLAGLHNLSSLQSFPSLFPFLAPVSTESSLASGSAISSGGKKSQTSPVPPSSEFCDANTSSVPNTTTNDANSVQASSDEPHVALNLSSSATTTRSESPDVVTVEDSSVPVTSANGSITQPSTLCVTVDDDEKIIPVSQTTPVTDVIANGPTSLCHNSVDGTIDVVGSNEDGLPSVSVAAGLGHGGIVSLSSQSSTLDGSSLPLLLMSSGSALSGLAQSQSDIKAIADLSPDSQGALQDSGKLAAELVETCEDIGIEVVDEIPGINRCHVHARKTLYHAGHMGRKRKGCGECEGCQVVEDCGQCRFCRDKAKFGGPNRLKQVCVYKRCVLAEMEPEDSKKRRKSSGKKGRGKCGGCDGCQRTSDCGECYACLHNAAAQPPARRKVCEMRVCEQQQMEEVRAALSVAGEPSPYSTDSLMAESLGMNSGTSSPTPDGQPSTHNDKMKLMRKMLKKKFAQPYSRVSPSKVRTKYYCGECPGCLTTTPCGNCLYCEDMPKFGGPGRYRQKCVKQLCVYHPRLQALKLSNRSKLTYDEQHIAQETLSHLACAPEGAIHLECEVSPMSREHLEETESIEEIEQIDETDGVTEGEDSNAMSQVRSILESISAKAEMDEAGPITKVESIPLISVTPEPVISEREALQVPADVPVSIDTPGLAEEEQPTRLATEEGEEDLEEVEEDEEDDDELVSEASDVPSPPSTPSPRPRVRGRKHNRGRGRGRGKLTRASLARLKKATRRGRRRRTPRFTLGPEDHSDYEDEIMLVETGESVVEEPSASDKCETKGDSDLQPLNDVSTKDINNGQGTKEKPTNIPAAEKIEDQGYSKSSTVEVKGDIRTVHKVDLMFQESQVNVSQNPSENTDSVSHKHNGPYVFHDEESSQGGRDVNENLGSVSETASA
- the LOC125027167 gene encoding uncharacterized protein LOC125027167 isoform X2, with the protein product MEGTRSLLSDRLEAPKPHFSLRLEDASPLLPDRGKSPLTLAMDASNSHLSSVAESFKSHFPPSAEGAKSLLQDLEGTMALLAARGAEGAKAMYPMGMEGLRSFLPYGGEGVKSYLHERMEKPHKAVRERRESSKGTEGSGNPESGEGKRCQQHERPREAKSGSARREASPMAQQLSNPRHDAHLVHAIRELHEEEFGLDAVLLAEGGHVGAHCAVLAAASPFLKTLLLHANDHPAIISVTGTTLATLQALVTCLYTGSIPADASLYNLTEAAKLLKMDDLATVLQKTLLAQGGSLLDVSKSYSSLRPSSGYTSLAPGSGQELRIEKTGKKIRSNRLDQILYQKLNVNHLAPSDIPDPTHVPPQDPPHVPPPESPRVPVLDSSRVPPPDPRGGILGELLTKADPLRTVFSTQSAYSIADLGFDSSGTPLRPLNLSKPNKSHSPSSTSSISSSYSTSSVSSPYTSSLCSTSSTTTTSCSLSSSNIASQSDINLSTLSSLASAMPAGSMSGLLTSLTPSSLPSMMSQSALASLATSSTLASLAAQHSSIPTSPSKSKSSPNFMSNRSRSSSKSSCSGRSTSRLNSSSNSNNNRKSSQHSLPLLYTLKGGIMTPEVAKEVYEQLKLNPQLATLTGFNNLHNMSSLSSSSSLQNLAGLHNLSSLQSFPSLFPFLAPVSTESSLASGSAISSGGKKSQTSPVPPSSEFCDANTSSVPNTTTNDANSVQASSDEPHVALNLSSSATTTRSESPDVVTVEDSSVPVTSANGSITQPSTLCVTVDDDEKIIPVSQTTPVTDVIANGPTSLCHNSVDGTIDVVGSNEDGLPSVSVAAGLGHGGIVSLSSQSSTLDGSSLPLLLMSSGSALSGLAQSQSDIKAIADLSPDSQGALQLVKTIFALQDSGKLAAELVETCEDIGIEVVDEIPGINRCHVHARKTLYHAGHMGRKRKGCGECEGCQVVEDCGQCRFCRDKAKFGGPNRLKQVCVYKRCVLAEMEPEDSKKRRKSSGKKGRGKCGGCDGCQRTSDCGECYACLHNAAAQPPARRKVCEMRVCEQQQMEEVRAALSVAGEPSPYSTDSLMAESLGMNSGTSSPTPDGQPSTHNDKMKLMRKMLKKKFAQPYSRVRTKYYCGECPGCLTTTPCGNCLYCEDMPKFGGPGRYRQKCVKQLCVYHPRLQALKLSNRSKLTYDEQHIAQETLSHLACAPEGAIHLECEVSPMSREHLEETESIEEIEQIDETDGVTEGEDSNAMSQVRSILESISAKAEMDEAGPITKVESIPLISVTPEPVISEREALQVPADVPVSIDTPGLAEEEQPTRLATEEGEEDLEEVEEDEEDDDELVSEASDVPSPPSTPSPRPRVRGRKHNRGRGRGRGKLTRASLARLKKATRRGRRRRTPRFTLGPEDHSDYEDEIMLVETGESVVEEPSASDKCETKGDSDLQPLNDVSTKDINNGQGTKEKPTNIPAAEKIEDQGYSKSSTVEVKGDIRTVHKVDLMFQESQVNVSQNPSENTDSVSHKHNGPYVFHDEESSQGGRDVNENLGSVSETASA